TCGGTGCGTTCCGAACTGAAGGCGCTGCATGAGCGCCTGCCGAATCTGACGATCGTCTGCGTGACGCACGATCAGGACGACGCGCTGGTGTTGTCAGACCGCACGCTGCTGATGCGCGACGGCCGTATCGCGCAACTCGGCACGCCGCAACAGCTGTACGACACGCCGGCCGACGGTTTTGTCGCGCGCTATCTGGGTGCCGCCAATCTGCTGCCGCCGCAGGTGGCGTTCAGCATGAGCGACGCGCGCTACAGCGAGCGCGAGCGCGTGGCCTGTCTGCGTCCCGAGGCGCTGCGTATCGTGCCGCTCGGCGAAGGGCATTTGCATGGCGCGATCGCCTCGGTCGAATGGTATGGCGCGGTGTTGTCGGTGTCCGTCGCATTGGACGCGATGCCCAACGAGCCGGTGCTCGTCACCATGCAGCGCGCTCACGGCATGATGCCGGAGAAGGGCGCGCGTGTTTCCTTGCGTTACGAGGCTGACGATGTCGTCCTTATCAACCCCTGATACGCCGAACCCGCTCGGCACGCCCGCCGCCGACGTCCGCCGCAGCGCCAGCGCCGCCTCGCATGCCGCCGCGGTGAAGCGCCGCGAACGCGCCGCGCAATGGCATTTGCTGTTCATCGCCGTGGTGGTGCTCGGGCCGCTCGTCATCTATCCGCTCGTGCGCCTCGTGTTGCTGAGTCTGACCGGGCCGCACGGCTTGAGCCTGCACGCTTATTCGGCGTTCTTCGGCAATCCCGAAACGAGCGGCGTGATCGGCACCACGCTGTGGATTCTGTTCGCGAGCGCCGGGCTCGCGTCGCTGCTCGGCGTTGCGCTCGCGTCGCTCCTGTTTTTCAAGCCGTTCCCCGGCGCGCGAATGATCACGCGCTTTCTTGAGCTGTTCGTCGCGTTCCCGTCGTTTCTGGTCGCGTTCACGCTGATCTTTCTATACGGCTCGCAAGGCTCCGTCAGTATCGGCTTGCAGCGGCTCTTTCATCTGCAGGCGCCGCCGCTCGATTTCCTGTTCGGCGTGGGCGGCGTGATTCTCGCGGAAGTCGTGTTCTACGCGCCGTTCGTCGTGCGTCCCACGCTGGCTTCGTTCGCCACGCTCGACATACGGTTGATCGAAGCGGCCCGCAGTCTCGGCGCGAGCGGCTGGATGGTCGCGTTCAAGGTGATCCTGCCGCTCGCGTGGCCGGGTATCGCCGCGGGCACCATCTTGTGCTTTCTGCTGACGCTCAACGAGTTCGGCATTCTGCTCGTGCTCGGCAGCGCGCATCTGATCACGCTGCCGGTGGCGATCTACAGTTCCGCCACCGTCGATCTGGATCTGCCGACCGCCGCCGCCGGCGCGGTCGTGATGCTGATCATGTCGTTGTCGCTGTACGCGTTGTACCGCCAGGTCAACCGTCGCAAGGTGAAGGGAGCGGGCTATGGCCGTTGAACTCGACCCGACCGTTTTGCCGGTCATGCATAAGAAAGCGCGGCCGGTGCGCCGCAGCCTGGCGGTGCGCATGCTGGGCGGCCTGTTTCTCGGTTTTGCCGCGTTGCTGTGCTTCTGGCTGTTCGTGCTGCCGGTGCTGGTGGTTGCGCTTTCGAGCGTGGCCGCGCACTGGTCCGGCACGATCCTGCCCGACGGCTTCAGCCTGCGCTGGTTCGAGCGTCTCGGTTCGAGCGACTTCGACGCGCTCACCACCAGCCTCGAAATCGGCATGGGCGTCGCGGTGCTCGGCACGATTCTCGGTCTGTGGCTCGCACTGGCGCTGGAAGGGCGCGACCGCCGCGGCCTCGGCGCCTTCGTCGACACGGTCGCGATGATGCCCAACGGCGTGCCGAGCGTGGTGCTCGGCCTCGCGGTGCTGATCGCGTATCACAAGCGGCCGTTCGATCTGTCGAGTTCCGCCGCGATCGTCGTGTTCGTGCAGCTCGCGCTGGTGCTGCCGTTCTGCTACCGGTGCGCGGCCGCCGCGTTGCGCCCGGAACTGACGATTCTGCGTGAAGCGGCGGCGAGTCTCGGTGCGCCGCCTTCGATGGTGTTGCGCCGGGTCGTGCTGCCGCAACTGGTGCCGGCGATCCGCGCGAGTCTCGCGCTGGGGTTCGCGCTCTCGCTCGGCGAACTCGGCGCCACGCTGACCGTGTATCCGCCGGGATTCGCGACGGTGCCGATCGTGGTCGTCGGTCAGGTGGAGCGCGGCTATTACCTGCCGGCCTCCGCGCTGTCGCTGATTCTGCTGCTGGTTTCGCTGGCTGCGCTGTTGCTGATCGCGGCGCGTGTGCCACGCCGTCGGGCGGACTGACGGGCAACTTCTGACGCGTGCGCGGGCGTGCCGTCACGGCGCGCCTGCACACATCGATGTGGCAAAAAATGTCAAAATGACCGAATATATGCAAGCTGCTTCTGTCGATCCGATCGAGGTTGTGCGCAGGCATTCGCTGACCACACTGGTTCGCGACGAAATCGAACGGCACATCATCGAGGGGGCGCTCGCGCCCGGCGACAAGCTCAACGAAGCCGATTGGGCCACGCGTCTGCAGGTGTCGCGCGGTCCGGTGCGCGAGGCGTTCCGCGCGCTGGAGCAGGCCGGCCTCGTGCGTACCGAGAAGAACCGCGGCGTGTTCGTGCGGACGGTGTCGCTGGCGGAAGCCGACGAGATTTACGCGGTGCGCGCGGTGCTCGAAGAGGCGGCGTGCCGGATGCTGGCGGCGAGTATCGATGCCCGCAAGCTGGCGCTGTTGCGCGACTGGCTCGACGCCATGCGCGCGGCGCTCGACGCGCGGGATCCCGATGCCTACGCGCGCGCCAACGTGGCGTTTCACGACGCGCTGGTGGCGGCGTCGGGCAACCTGAAGCTGTATGAGACGTACCGAAGGCTGGTGTGTGAGTTGAGCCTGTTCCGGCGTGCCGCTCTGGTGGTGCATGCCGATGCGATGGAGCGTTCGCTGGCCGAGCATCGCGCGATCCTGACGGCGCTGGCTTCGCGCGACGCCGGGCAAGCCGCCGCGCTGATGCAGGCGCACGTGAATGGCGGCTTGCGGCGCGCCCATGCGGCGTGCGAACCGGAAGGACCGTTGGGTGTGGCGCGGATACCGCCGGCATCGAACGAATGAGGTAGTGGCAACCGACTGATTACTACGCGCGTGCGCGGCACGCATGGAAGGCAACAATGGCAAATACGAGCACCAGCACGAGCACCGGCACGAGCGGACGCACGATCGAAGTCAACGGCCGCAGCTACCGGCTACCGTCGCAACCGACGGTGGTGGTGTGCGTCGACGGCTGCGAATTCGATTATCTCGAAGCCGCGGTCGCGGCGGGCGTCGCGCCGTTCATCGGCAAGATGCTCAAGGGCGGCGGTGCGTTCAAGGCCGACTGCGTGATCCCGTCGTTCACCAACCCGAACAATCTCTCGATCGTGTGCGGCGTGCCGCCTTCGGTGCACGGCATTTGCGGCAATTACTTCTGGGATCCGGACGCGAACGGCGGCGAGGGCGCGGAAGTAATGATGAACGACCCGGCTTATTTGCGCGCCGGCACCTTGCTCGCCGCTGCCGCCGACGCGGGCGCCGCGGTGGCCGTGGTCACCGCGAAAGACAAACTGCGCCGGCTGCTCGGCTGGCAGCTGAAGGGCATCTGCTTTTCGGCGGAAAAAGCCGACACGGTGACGCTCGAAGAAAACGGCATCGGCGAAGTACTCGATCTGGTCGGCTTGCCGGTGCCCGACGTGTATAGCGCGGGGCTGTCCGAGTTCGTGTTCGCCGCCGGCGTGCGGCTCGCGCAAACCCGCAAGCTCGATCTGATGTACCTGTCGACCACCGATTACATCCAGCACAAATTCGCGCCCGGCACCGAGGGCGCGAACGCGTTCTACGCAATGATGGACGGCTACCTCGCGAAGCTCGACGCGCTCGGCTGGGTGATCGGCCTGACCGCCGACCATGGGATGAACGCGAAGCACGATCCGCAGAGCGGCGAGCCGAATGTGATCTATTTGCAGGACGTGCTGGACGAGTGGCTCGGCGCCGGCCGCGCGCGTGTCATCCTGCCGATCACGGATCCGTACGTGGTGCATCACGGTGCGCTCG
Above is a genomic segment from Paraburkholderia aromaticivorans containing:
- a CDS encoding phosphonate utilization associated transcriptional regulator, translated to MTEYMQAASVDPIEVVRRHSLTTLVRDEIERHIIEGALAPGDKLNEADWATRLQVSRGPVREAFRALEQAGLVRTEKNRGVFVRTVSLAEADEIYAVRAVLEEAACRMLAASIDARKLALLRDWLDAMRAALDARDPDAYARANVAFHDALVAASGNLKLYETYRRLVCELSLFRRAALVVHADAMERSLAEHRAILTALASRDAGQAAALMQAHVNGGLRRAHAACEPEGPLGVARIPPASNE
- the phnV gene encoding 2-aminoethylphosphonate ABC transport system, membrane component PhnV, whose amino-acid sequence is MAVELDPTVLPVMHKKARPVRRSLAVRMLGGLFLGFAALLCFWLFVLPVLVVALSSVAAHWSGTILPDGFSLRWFERLGSSDFDALTTSLEIGMGVAVLGTILGLWLALALEGRDRRGLGAFVDTVAMMPNGVPSVVLGLAVLIAYHKRPFDLSSSAAIVVFVQLALVLPFCYRCAAAALRPELTILREAAASLGAPPSMVLRRVVLPQLVPAIRASLALGFALSLGELGATLTVYPPGFATVPIVVVGQVERGYYLPASALSLILLLVSLAALLLIAARVPRRRAD
- the phnA gene encoding phosphonoacetate hydrolase — its product is MANTSTSTSTGTSGRTIEVNGRSYRLPSQPTVVVCVDGCEFDYLEAAVAAGVAPFIGKMLKGGGAFKADCVIPSFTNPNNLSIVCGVPPSVHGICGNYFWDPDANGGEGAEVMMNDPAYLRAGTLLAAAADAGAAVAVVTAKDKLRRLLGWQLKGICFSAEKADTVTLEENGIGEVLDLVGLPVPDVYSAGLSEFVFAAGVRLAQTRKLDLMYLSTTDYIQHKFAPGTEGANAFYAMMDGYLAKLDALGWVIGLTADHGMNAKHDPQSGEPNVIYLQDVLDEWLGAGRARVILPITDPYVVHHGALGSFATVYLPRDVGVAQVIERIGGLQGIDTVLDNPAACERFELPNDRVGDIVVVSTKHVVLGTRRDEHDLSGLTVPLRSHGGISEQEVPLLFNRRVEGLPSSGEGAGGTGGTGGTGGNRLRNFDIFDIALNRVSAS
- a CDS encoding 2-aminoethylphosphonate ABC transporter permease subunit, with translation MSSLSTPDTPNPLGTPAADVRRSASAASHAAAVKRRERAAQWHLLFIAVVVLGPLVIYPLVRLVLLSLTGPHGLSLHAYSAFFGNPETSGVIGTTLWILFASAGLASLLGVALASLLFFKPFPGARMITRFLELFVAFPSFLVAFTLIFLYGSQGSVSIGLQRLFHLQAPPLDFLFGVGGVILAEVVFYAPFVVRPTLASFATLDIRLIEAARSLGASGWMVAFKVILPLAWPGIAAGTILCFLLTLNEFGILLVLGSAHLITLPVAIYSSATVDLDLPTAAAGAVVMLIMSLSLYALYRQVNRRKVKGAGYGR